From one Mya arenaria isolate MELC-2E11 chromosome 4, ASM2691426v1 genomic stretch:
- the LOC128231168 gene encoding uncharacterized protein LOC128231168 — translation MGGRQSLMGSPEAEFVQKTISNNSVVIFSKTTCPYCRSTKRVFSELGVEPQVFELDRREDGVRVQSILGEMTGAHTVPRVFIHGKCVGGNSETQTLYKSGNLAEMLKNGINAS, via the exons ATGGGAGGAAGACAGAGTCTCATGGGTTCACCGGAGGCTGAGTTTGTACAAAAAACTATTTCCAACAACAGCGTTGTCATCTTCTCCAAGACCACATGTCCTTACTGTAGGTCAACGAAACGGGTTTTCAGTGAGCTCGGGGTCGAACCACAAGTGTTTGAACTTGACCGCAGAGAAGATGGAGTCAGAGTACAGTCCATTCTCGGTGAAATGACGGGAGCACATACA GTTCCCAGAGTGTTCATTCATGGCAAATGTGTTGGTGGAAACTCGGAAACTCAGACACTGTACAAGTCGGGGAATCTGGCCGAAATGTTGAAGAACGGTATTAATGCATCTTGA